One genomic segment of Spirochaetota bacterium includes these proteins:
- the groL gene encoding chaperonin GroEL (60 kDa chaperone family; promotes refolding of misfolded polypeptides especially under stressful conditions; forms two stacked rings of heptamers to form a barrel-shaped 14mer; ends can be capped by GroES; misfolded proteins enter the barrel where they are refolded when GroES binds) — MAKILQYSEEARRSVLEGVKKLADAVQVTLGPRGRNVVIDKKFGAPTVTKDGVTVAKEIELEDPFENMGAQMVKEVATKTNDVAGDGTTTATILAAAIYKESLKNVTAGANPMDLKRGIDKAVEAAVAHIASVSREIVDKKEIAQVASISANNDEEIGNLIADAMDKVGRDGVITVEEAKSIETHLEVVEGMQFDRGYLSPYMATNPETMESVVDDAYILIHDKKISTMKDLLPILEKVAQAGRPLLIIAEEVEGEALATIVVNTLRKTISCVAVKAPGFGDRRKAMLEDIAILTGGQVISEELGMKLENATMQMLGRAKKVIVDKENTTIIEGAGSQKDVKGRITQIQKQIEDSTSDYDIEKLQERKAKLAGGVAVINVGAATEIELKEKKARVEDALEATRAAVEEGIVAGGGKTLINSQKAVKAVADKLGGDEKIGANIIAKAIEDPMRMIACNAGLEGSVIVEKAKGEKENISFDANKLEWVDMIKAGIIDPAKVVRSALQNAASVAGMLCTTEVLITDKAEEKAPMMPPGGGMGGMGGMY, encoded by the coding sequence GCGTCACCGTTGCCAAGGAAATCGAGCTGGAAGATCCCTTTGAGAACATGGGCGCCCAGATGGTAAAGGAAGTTGCGACCAAGACCAACGACGTGGCCGGCGACGGCACTACCACAGCCACGATCCTGGCCGCGGCCATATACAAGGAAAGCTTGAAAAACGTCACGGCCGGCGCGAACCCGATGGACCTGAAGCGCGGCATCGACAAGGCCGTTGAGGCCGCCGTCGCCCACATCGCATCGGTGTCCCGCGAGATCGTCGATAAGAAAGAGATAGCCCAGGTGGCATCGATTTCCGCGAACAATGACGAAGAGATCGGCAACCTCATAGCTGACGCCATGGACAAGGTCGGCCGCGACGGCGTCATCACCGTCGAGGAAGCGAAATCGATCGAGACGCACCTGGAAGTGGTCGAGGGTATGCAGTTTGACCGCGGCTATCTTTCTCCCTACATGGCGACCAATCCCGAGACCATGGAATCAGTGGTCGACGACGCCTACATCCTCATCCATGACAAGAAGATATCGACCATGAAGGACCTTCTCCCCATTCTCGAGAAGGTCGCCCAGGCCGGAAGGCCGCTCCTCATTATAGCGGAAGAGGTCGAGGGCGAGGCCCTGGCCACTATCGTGGTCAACACCCTCCGGAAGACCATATCCTGCGTGGCCGTCAAGGCCCCCGGCTTCGGCGACAGGCGCAAGGCCATGCTCGAGGACATCGCGATCCTCACCGGCGGACAGGTGATCTCCGAGGAGCTCGGCATGAAGCTCGAGAACGCCACCATGCAGATGCTGGGACGCGCCAAGAAGGTCATCGTGGACAAGGAAAACACCACGATCATCGAAGGCGCCGGTTCCCAGAAGGACGTTAAGGGCCGCATCACCCAGATACAGAAGCAGATCGAGGATTCAACCTCCGATTATGATATCGAGAAGCTCCAGGAGCGGAAGGCGAAGCTGGCCGGCGGCGTCGCCGTCATCAATGTCGGTGCAGCCACCGAGATAGAGCTGAAGGAAAAGAAAGCCCGCGTCGAGGACGCCCTCGAGGCGACCCGCGCGGCGGTGGAAGAAGGAATCGTGGCGGGCGGCGGAAAGACTCTTATCAACTCGCAGAAAGCCGTCAAGGCCGTTGCGGACAAGCTCGGCGGCGATGAAAAAATTGGCGCGAACATCATCGCCAAGGCCATCGAGGACCCGATGAGGATGATCGCGTGCAACGCGGGCCTGGAAGGCTCCGTCATCGTCGAGAAGGCGAAAGGCGAGAAAGAGAATATTAGCTTTGACGCTAACAAGCTCGAGTGGGTGGACATGATCAAGGCCGGGATTATCGATCCGGCGAAGGTCGTCAGGTCGGCCCTGCAGAACGCCGCCTCCGTGGCCGGCATGCTCTGCACCACCGAGGTTCTCATTACCGATAAAGCGGAAGAGAAGGCGCCGATGATGCCTCCGGGAGGCGGTATGGGCGGCATGGGCGGGATGTACTAA
- a CDS encoding sensor histidine kinase codes for MTNNVIVVPNRCKDQYEFEYLIDLQEKILKDARELDLSRISFIEPYSMLSLLLMGRNYLRKSGNRLRLTGIPINIHQYLHRMDFFETGVFDVPERLNEKMLLKRSSFSNRILEITEIPNKERESVRVITAIVGVFRKRAAHILKYWLTDRIIDYFVTVISEICQNIYEHSLDSGYLAMQTYTIGKENIVRLSIGDSGIGIQKSFESSEIRYESPAHLIEMALTTPLSSKREFGYGLCQVNAIVEKLKGSIFIRSGNASVSTLYHKKSAGASFIFQKNDLSPFDGTQISISLMG; via the coding sequence ATGACAAACAATGTAATAGTCGTGCCGAACCGTTGCAAGGACCAATATGAGTTCGAGTACCTGATCGACCTGCAGGAGAAAATACTGAAGGACGCCAGGGAACTGGACCTGTCGCGGATCTCCTTTATCGAGCCATATTCGATGCTATCGCTGCTGCTGATGGGAAGGAACTATCTGCGGAAAAGCGGCAACAGGCTCAGGCTCACCGGCATCCCCATCAACATTCACCAGTACCTGCACCGGATGGATTTCTTCGAGACCGGCGTGTTCGACGTGCCCGAGCGGCTCAACGAGAAAATGCTCCTCAAGCGAAGCTCCTTCAGCAACCGCATACTGGAAATAACCGAGATTCCCAACAAGGAGCGCGAAAGCGTCCGCGTCATTACGGCCATCGTGGGCGTGTTCAGGAAGCGCGCCGCCCATATCCTCAAGTACTGGCTCACGGACCGCATTATCGATTATTTTGTCACCGTCATATCCGAGATATGCCAGAACATCTACGAGCACAGCCTCGATTCGGGATACCTTGCCATGCAGACCTATACCATAGGCAAGGAAAACATCGTGAGGCTTTCAATCGGGGATTCCGGCATAGGGATACAGAAAAGCTTTGAATCAAGCGAGATCAGGTATGAGTCGCCGGCCCACCTCATCGAGATGGCGCTCACGACGCCCCTGTCAAGCAAGAGGGAATTCGGGTACGGTCTCTGCCAGGTTAATGCCATCGTGGAGAAGCTGAAGGGTTCCATCTTCATCAGATCGGGCAACGCCTCCGTATCGACGCTGTACCACAAGAAAAGCGCCGGCGCGTCCTTTATCTTTCAAAAAAATGATCTGAGTCCCTTTGACGGAACACAGATTTCAATATCATTAATGGGATAA
- a CDS encoding DUF4325 domain-containing protein has translation MVINIQKKAEELKIKTPDLITRPLGRRMYNSVKGVVEHVDGGETVVLDFSGIKVIDSSFIDEMIVKLILDSKSLPRAFYIKLKNISEIAETNIDLVFRSYSNYKNKKIVVITENICQNNVFFIGPLSDRERDVVEFLRVNKSITVDDIVKFTGQTREQVMKTMEDLDAMRAVKKVKNDAFFPV, from the coding sequence ATGGTCATCAATATTCAAAAAAAAGCGGAAGAACTGAAGATAAAGACGCCGGACCTGATCACGCGGCCCTTGGGAAGGCGTATGTACAATTCCGTCAAGGGTGTGGTTGAGCATGTCGATGGGGGGGAGACGGTGGTCCTTGATTTCAGCGGGATCAAGGTCATCGATTCGTCGTTCATAGACGAGATGATCGTGAAGCTGATCCTTGATTCGAAGTCATTGCCGCGGGCGTTCTACATAAAGCTTAAGAACATATCGGAGATCGCGGAGACGAATATCGACCTGGTGTTTCGCTCCTATTCCAATTATAAAAATAAAAAAATTGTTGTAATTACCGAAAACATCTGCCAGAATAATGTCTTCTTTATCGGTCCCCTCTCGGACCGTGAGCGTGACGTTGTGGAATTCCTGAGGGTGAACAAGTCGATCACCGTGGATGATATCGTCAAGTTTACGGGACAAACACGGGAGCAGGTGATGAAAACAATGGAAGACCTTGACGCCATGCGGGCCGTCAAGAAAGTGAAGAATGATGCTTTTTTTCCCGTATAG
- a CDS encoding GNAT family N-acetyltransferase: MKENAAIRDATSNDIDSIHEMITSYSAEGILLSRTLDDISRTLDNFLVAEIGGSAVGVITFFDYGDHLKEVRSLAVNKGYLRRGIGSQLLKALITRIRATNTPRIFVLTYTPAFFEKNGFSVINMDTLPEKIWKDCMYCDRQDNCTETALEFTSW, translated from the coding sequence TTGAAAGAAAACGCCGCTATACGGGATGCCACATCGAACGATATCGATTCGATCCACGAGATGATAACTTCTTATTCGGCGGAGGGCATTCTTCTCTCGAGAACCCTCGATGACATCTCCCGCACCCTCGATAATTTCCTGGTCGCCGAAATCGGCGGGTCCGCGGTCGGCGTGATAACATTCTTCGACTACGGCGACCATTTGAAGGAAGTCCGCTCCCTGGCGGTAAACAAAGGCTACCTCCGCAGGGGCATCGGTTCGCAGCTGCTGAAAGCGCTCATCACGCGGATCAGGGCGACCAACACGCCGCGGATTTTCGTCCTGACCTATACGCCGGCGTTCTTCGAGAAAAACGGCTTCTCCGTGATCAACATGGACACGCTGCCCGAAAAGATCTGGAAGGACTGCATGTACTGCGACAGGCAGGACAACTGCACCGAAACCGCCCTGGAATTCACGTCATGGTAA
- a CDS encoding SPOR domain-containing protein, producing the protein MQNIDFYERKNIRIAPPQFTDTYDPEYLPRMAQNTPREMERVRKKASRIFFLITSLCIISFTAGIVIGIKFVGGAQRDLVDKKTYNAVADIGKSLPLFSKEKPAESVSQENLFPKKSYPYAIRLTSEYDHDMSQKIAGFLSRRGHTVILSKNNARYRIFVGPYKNSADAEEALKKIATYQKYSLAENTRIIKR; encoded by the coding sequence ATGCAAAATATCGACTTCTATGAAAGAAAAAATATACGGATAGCCCCTCCGCAATTCACCGATACCTACGACCCTGAATACCTGCCCCGAATGGCCCAGAACACGCCGCGTGAAATGGAGAGGGTCAGAAAGAAAGCCAGCAGGATATTCTTCCTGATAACGTCCCTCTGCATCATATCATTCACGGCGGGAATTGTCATCGGGATAAAGTTTGTCGGCGGCGCCCAGCGCGATCTTGTCGATAAAAAGACATACAATGCCGTTGCCGACATCGGCAAGAGTCTCCCGCTCTTCAGCAAGGAAAAGCCCGCTGAATCGGTTTCCCAGGAGAATCTTTTCCCTAAGAAAAGCTACCCCTATGCCATCAGGCTCACCAGCGAGTACGACCATGATATGTCCCAAAAAATCGCCGGCTTTTTAAGCCGCCGCGGCCATACGGTCATTCTATCAAAAAATAACGCCCGCTACCGCATCTTCGTCGGCCCCTACAAGAACAGCGCCGACGCCGAAGAGGCATTGAAAAAAATTGCCACCTACCAGAAATATTCGCTTGCGGAAAATACACGGATTATAAAAAGGTAA
- a CDS encoding anti-sigma factor antagonist (This anti-anti-sigma factor, or anti-sigma factor antagonist, belongs to a family that includes characterized members SpoIIAA, RsbV, RsfA, and RsfB.), producing the protein MIDVTAYDTYAIISIKIEEIDFVKTPRLSEIINQNLEKIKYPDIILNLDNLYYIDSTGLSSLINISRKIKEYDNEMVVVCSSAKILQLFDIAKVGMFFKIFDTVERAGQYLATRKKP; encoded by the coding sequence ATGATCGATGTAACAGCATATGATACCTACGCAATAATTTCGATCAAGATCGAGGAAATTGACTTTGTCAAAACCCCCCGGCTGTCGGAGATTATCAATCAGAACCTGGAGAAAATAAAGTATCCTGACATTATACTTAACCTGGATAATCTCTATTATATTGATTCGACCGGGCTCAGCTCCCTGATCAACATCAGCCGCAAGATCAAGGAGTATGATAATGAGATGGTCGTGGTCTGCAGCAGCGCGAAAATCCTTCAGCTCTTCGATATAGCCAAGGTGGGAATGTTTTTTAAGATTTTTGACACCGTGGAACGGGCCGGCCAGTATCTGGCAACGCGGAAAAAGCCGTAA
- a CDS encoding rRNA pseudouridine synthase, translating into MSTRLNKYLSQSGLGSRRSVEELISSGRVSINGKKVTALGTLVEPGDRVALDGSPVEPRTGHHYLILHKPRGYVTTVSDDRGRLTVMDLIPEKYRRAGVFPVGRLDRDTSGLLLFTNDGDLAYRLNKPQFHVTKEYEVVLDRPLEEADRAVIARGVYIHQLEIKTGPARVECVDEARLRVRVVLTEGKNRQIRYTFLNLGYKVKSLERTAYGMLSLRRLKKGAHRTLTETEIRNLKKAAAMK; encoded by the coding sequence ATGTCAACAAGACTCAATAAATACCTGTCGCAATCAGGCCTGGGATCGCGCCGCTCGGTGGAGGAGCTCATATCCTCCGGCCGCGTATCCATCAACGGGAAGAAGGTCACCGCCCTGGGGACCCTCGTGGAGCCGGGCGACCGGGTGGCCCTCGACGGCTCGCCGGTGGAGCCGCGCACCGGGCATCACTATCTCATCCTGCACAAGCCCCGAGGATACGTCACCACCGTCAGCGACGACCGCGGCCGCCTCACCGTCATGGACCTGATCCCTGAAAAATACCGCCGCGCCGGCGTGTTCCCCGTGGGTAGGCTCGACCGCGACACCTCGGGCCTCCTGCTCTTCACCAATGACGGCGATCTCGCTTACAGGCTGAACAAGCCTCAGTTTCATGTAACGAAGGAATACGAGGTAGTGCTGGACAGGCCCCTCGAGGAAGCCGACAGGGCGGTCATAGCCCGGGGCGTATACATTCATCAGCTTGAGATAAAAACCGGACCGGCCCGTGTGGAGTGCGTCGATGAAGCCCGCCTGCGTGTCAGGGTCGTACTGACTGAGGGGAAAAACCGGCAGATACGGTATACCTTCCTGAACCTCGGGTACAAGGTGAAGAGCCTCGAGCGGACCGCCTATGGCATGCTATCGCTGCGCCGCCTCAAGAAAGGGGCCCACAGGACCCTGACCGAAACGGAGATACGAAATCTGAAAAAAGCGGCCGCCATGAAGTAA
- a CDS encoding SH3 domain-containing protein, whose product MKTSTQFFGLITAAIIAIAGLSCSNSGDAITKDTYGIILKGYTAMRIDPMIFSGIVTELNKGTSVQVLEKSREQSWVGKTSGYWYKVSTKEGLTGWVFGPNISIYSSKSKDSMNRVVSSFMNAEHAQIKQYLMGKWWSTNEFGDFTDHCLELYESEKYKSYMKGNEEKPIVGAYKLDFNKNEIVFSNGTSFKHNLSIAKRGNDYIIKKSMKDFELRFTKISIETSPEPEIKATGKKKPAGTGDVNKTQ is encoded by the coding sequence ATGAAAACCAGCACACAATTTTTCGGCCTCATTACGGCCGCCATTATCGCCATCGCCGGCCTCTCCTGCTCGAATAGCGGGGACGCCATAACCAAGGACACCTACGGCATCATTCTCAAGGGATACACGGCCATGAGGATCGATCCGATGATTTTTTCCGGCATCGTTACGGAGTTGAACAAGGGCACCTCGGTGCAGGTGCTGGAAAAATCCAGGGAGCAGAGCTGGGTCGGAAAGACAAGCGGCTACTGGTACAAGGTATCGACCAAGGAAGGACTCACGGGCTGGGTCTTCGGGCCGAATATATCCATCTACTCGTCGAAGTCGAAGGATTCGATGAACCGCGTCGTTTCCAGCTTCATGAACGCCGAACACGCCCAGATAAAGCAGTATCTCATGGGCAAGTGGTGGAGCACCAACGAATTCGGCGATTTTACCGACCATTGCCTCGAGCTGTACGAGAGCGAAAAGTACAAATCCTACATGAAGGGAAACGAGGAAAAGCCGATCGTGGGCGCATACAAGCTTGACTTCAACAAGAATGAGATCGTCTTTTCCAACGGCACCTCGTTCAAGCACAACCTGAGCATAGCCAAGCGCGGCAACGACTACATTATAAAGAAAAGCATGAAGGACTTCGAGCTGCGCTTCACCAAGATTTCAATAGAGACCAGCCCCGAACCAGAGATCAAGGCAACAGGAAAGAAGAAACCTGCCGGCACGGGCGATGTCAACAAGACTCAATAA
- a CDS encoding N-acetylmuramoyl-L-alanine amidase, which translates to MSIIRADGGDYLPLDELISRAGLDHSFDMISQKGRLYRKNHTAVYGVGLAVMLVDGSLYKSSMAVRRIGGRVLIPLDGGERILLALNPDMRTLRKGGALELELGTGEEKVPDRKKDTQRPGARDRISFIVIDPGHGGKDPGALGRGGLREKDITLKVSRYLEKKLKAKLPEIRVYMTRGDDRFIELALRTEIANRLLKKNENGLFVSVHVNASLSARISGYETYFLSQNPTNEEARNTAALENNVVVLENTPKKRGSRDDADYIEAMMITTQIQKESSALAGSIQEGMAKINRAFASRGVKKADFFVLRGVLMPAALVEIGYISNKKESQYLKKDAHRESVAEGISKGVELFIKKYNSLIKVN; encoded by the coding sequence ATGAGCATAATCCGTGCCGACGGCGGCGACTACCTGCCCCTCGATGAATTGATTTCCCGCGCCGGCCTCGATCATTCCTTTGACATGATATCCCAGAAGGGAAGGCTGTACCGCAAGAATCACACCGCGGTGTATGGGGTCGGCCTGGCGGTAATGCTCGTGGACGGCAGCCTGTACAAGTCATCCATGGCGGTTCGGCGTATCGGAGGAAGAGTGCTGATTCCCCTTGACGGGGGTGAGCGCATCCTGCTGGCCCTCAATCCGGACATGCGGACCCTTCGAAAGGGGGGAGCGCTGGAGTTGGAACTGGGGACCGGAGAGGAGAAGGTCCCGGACCGCAAGAAGGATACGCAGCGGCCCGGTGCAAGGGACCGGATAAGTTTCATCGTCATCGATCCGGGACACGGCGGGAAAGACCCGGGAGCGCTCGGACGGGGCGGCCTCAGGGAGAAGGATATCACCCTGAAGGTGTCGCGCTACCTTGAGAAAAAATTAAAGGCAAAGCTTCCGGAAATACGGGTGTACATGACGCGCGGGGATGACCGCTTCATCGAGCTTGCCCTGCGGACGGAGATAGCCAACCGCCTGCTGAAAAAGAACGAGAATGGACTCTTCGTCAGCGTACACGTCAATGCCTCCCTGTCGGCGCGCATATCCGGGTATGAAACCTATTTTCTCTCGCAGAATCCGACCAATGAAGAGGCGCGCAACACGGCCGCACTGGAGAATAATGTCGTCGTCCTTGAGAATACGCCAAAGAAGCGGGGGAGCCGCGATGACGCGGATTATATAGAGGCGATGATGATCACCACGCAGATACAGAAGGAAAGCTCGGCCCTTGCCGGGTCGATACAGGAGGGGATGGCGAAGATAAACAGGGCTTTCGCTTCCCGGGGGGTCAAGAAGGCCGATTTTTTCGTCCTCCGGGGCGTGTTGATGCCGGCGGCCCTGGTTGAAATAGGGTATATCTCCAATAAAAAAGAGTCGCAGTATCTGAAAAAGGATGCCCACCGGGAAAGCGTGGCGGAGGGCATAAGCAAGGGTGTCGAGCTTTTCATCAAGAAGTACAACAGCCTGATCAAGGTCAATTGA
- a CDS encoding diaminopimelate epimerase, with amino-acid sequence MKFTKMHGTGNDYVIIDGRKLKTASYGKLARAMSDRHYGVGSDGILVLLESKTADFRMRMFNPDGSEAEMCGNGIRCFARYLYDNRITNKKELRIETAAGTKSLELVVKNKHVTSITVTMGEPILRRDRIPMIGNQGMVVGESLQMEDGSRFTITAVSMGNPHAVIFVEEIDKFPVDKYGPLVEHHRLFPNRTNVEFIKVLNRNEVVQRTWERGTGETLSCGTGASAVTAACVLNKLTERKILIHLRGGDLRTEWREDDNTIYLSGPAVEVFKGEWPG; translated from the coding sequence ATAAAATTTACAAAAATGCACGGGACTGGCAACGATTACGTCATCATTGACGGGAGGAAGCTGAAAACCGCCTCATACGGCAAGCTCGCCAGGGCCATGAGCGACAGGCATTATGGCGTCGGCTCCGACGGCATTCTGGTTCTTCTCGAATCCAAAACGGCCGATTTCCGCATGAGGATGTTCAATCCGGACGGAAGCGAAGCCGAAATGTGCGGCAACGGGATCCGCTGCTTTGCCAGGTATCTCTATGATAACCGGATAACAAATAAAAAGGAGCTCCGGATCGAGACCGCGGCGGGCACGAAGAGCCTGGAGCTCGTGGTTAAGAACAAGCATGTGACGAGCATCACCGTCACCATGGGCGAGCCCATATTGCGGCGCGACCGGATCCCGATGATCGGCAACCAGGGCATGGTGGTGGGCGAGTCGCTGCAAATGGAAGACGGGTCCCGCTTCACCATTACGGCCGTCTCAATGGGCAATCCCCACGCCGTCATCTTCGTGGAGGAGATAGATAAGTTCCCCGTCGACAAATACGGCCCCCTTGTAGAGCACCACAGGCTCTTCCCCAACAGGACCAATGTCGAATTCATCAAGGTGCTCAATCGTAACGAGGTGGTGCAGCGGACCTGGGAGCGTGGAACCGGCGAGACCCTATCCTGCGGAACCGGCGCGTCCGCGGTCACGGCCGCCTGTGTTCTCAACAAGCTGACGGAGAGAAAAATCCTGATACACCTGAGGGGTGGCGATCTAAGAACCGAATGGAGGGAAGACGACAACACGATCTATCTTTCCGGGCCCGCAGTGGAGGTTTTTAAGGGTGAGTGGCCCGGTTAA
- a CDS encoding polysaccharide deacetylase family protein translates to MKSIYILIVSMALSLGAALFFYINDYNEFSRGRMAWLHKDREMRSRLLIIPILLYHNIDGKGAFSIDADTLREHFQLIRDRGIRVIPLRELIHKLEHPAPYRERVIAITFDDGYGSMYTKLLPLVREFGYPVTLFVYTDNVKQKSTKNLTWNKLRAMDRQGIDIQAHSITHCDLTQLSKKKNDPEAQKRLYEELYLSKKIMELYMKKTIDLYAYPYGKYDLSIIDMTSKSGYRRAFSTDYGSNIITRDNFCLRRQHVKSSYTLNFIDNIIR, encoded by the coding sequence ATGAAGAGCATCTATATTCTCATAGTCTCCATGGCCCTCTCCTTGGGCGCGGCACTCTTCTTTTATATAAATGACTACAATGAATTTTCCAGGGGGAGGATGGCGTGGCTCCACAAGGACAGGGAGATGCGATCGCGCCTGCTGATCATACCGATACTGCTCTATCATAATATCGACGGCAAGGGCGCCTTTTCGATCGATGCCGACACCCTGAGAGAGCATTTTCAGCTGATCAGGGACCGCGGCATACGGGTCATTCCGCTGCGTGAACTCATCCACAAGCTCGAGCACCCGGCGCCGTACCGGGAGCGGGTGATCGCCATCACCTTTGACGACGGATACGGATCGATGTATACCAAGCTGCTTCCCCTGGTGCGTGAATTCGGATATCCGGTCACCCTGTTCGTGTATACCGATAACGTTAAACAAAAATCGACGAAGAATCTCACCTGGAACAAGCTGCGGGCCATGGACCGGCAGGGAATCGATATCCAGGCCCATTCCATCACTCACTGCGATCTGACCCAGCTTTCTAAAAAGAAGAATGATCCGGAAGCTCAGAAACGGCTTTATGAGGAGCTCTATCTTTCAAAAAAGATCATGGAGCTTTATATGAAGAAGACGATCGATCTCTATGCCTATCCCTATGGTAAATATGATCTGTCCATTATCGATATGACGTCAAAATCCGGGTATCGCCGGGCGTTTTCAACGGATTACGGTTCCAATATCATCACAAGGGATAATTTCTGCCTGAGGCGGCAGCATGTGAAAAGCAGTTATACCCTGAACTTCATCGACAACATCATCAGATAA
- a CDS encoding M23 family metallopeptidase: MRSIIGTAIFLFFFCGASFAEEVIRVDNQYVQEYKGRLGIWTTVDSQPKLNSYISKFYITLKEFQEINGTSITWGQFVFIPYSEKYIQELEAQGVKRDSLISQKSDFIWPLTQVEIISSTFGIRNGRLHTGTDMPATNGTPIVAVMDGRVLAARYEGGFGKTVTMEHRDNFITKYAHCAEMFVKAGDVIKKGQVIGMVGSTGISTGNHLHFEIRYNDIPLNPLDFLPYKQNLTQLHLLRNWK, from the coding sequence ATGAGAAGCATAATCGGGACAGCCATATTTTTATTTTTTTTCTGTGGCGCTTCCTTTGCTGAGGAAGTAATCCGGGTTGATAATCAGTATGTTCAGGAGTACAAGGGCCGTCTAGGCATCTGGACTACGGTGGATTCGCAGCCCAAACTCAATTCGTATATCAGCAAATTCTATATTACATTGAAGGAATTCCAGGAAATTAATGGAACCTCAATAACCTGGGGCCAGTTCGTTTTCATACCCTATTCGGAGAAATATATCCAGGAACTGGAGGCGCAGGGAGTGAAGCGCGACAGCCTGATCAGCCAGAAGAGCGATTTTATCTGGCCGCTGACACAGGTTGAGATTATCTCATCTACGTTCGGGATTAGAAACGGCAGGCTGCACACCGGCACTGACATGCCGGCCACCAATGGAACGCCGATCGTCGCCGTCATGGACGGCAGGGTCCTGGCGGCCCGTTATGAGGGCGGCTTCGGCAAGACCGTCACCATGGAGCACAGGGATAATTTTATAACGAAATACGCCCACTGCGCGGAAATGTTCGTCAAGGCGGGTGACGTTATTAAAAAAGGCCAGGTCATAGGAATGGTGGGCAGCACCGGAATCTCGACGGGCAACCATCTTCATTTTGAGATAAGGTACAATGACATTCCCCTGAATCCCCTGGATTTTCTGCCCTACAAGCAGAACCTGACCCAGTTGCATTTGCTGCGAAACTGGAAATAA